The segment CTCGCGGACAGGAACTTACACATCAATAAATGCAACTAGGGGGATTGTGTATGCAATCTACCATTGAATGTACATGGGCTGAAATCCCTTCTGTGACAGTTTTTTGATGAGAGTAATCAATGACATCAGTTATACTCAATGACTTAGGTATCGATTACTGAAACGTTTTTTTAAGCTGTACATTACATTAGATATAGTCCCGTAACCTGCCAGTAATGTTTGAGGCGATTTATGGCTGCTTATCTTGCTCCCGGTTCGATTGTAGACGTTCCAGCCGCGCAAGATGCGGTGGCTCTCAGAAAGGTGTTTGCTTCGTTGACAGCGGAAAGCTGTCCGCGTACTTATAACTTCCATATGCATACCAAGCATTCAGATGGGCAGTTAGTTCCTGAAGCGTTGGCGCAACAGGCGATCGATTTGTCTCTCCAAGGGTTTGCAATTACGGATCACCATCAGATCTCTGGAAATCAAGCGGCTCAGCGTTATTTGAAGGCGCAGCAGGCTTTGGGATTTGCGGTTCCCCAGTTATGGACGGGAACGGAAATTACGGCTAGATTGCTCGATACGGAAGTTCATATTTTAGGGTTTGCGTTTAATCCAGGGCATTCTGCGATCGCATCTTATTTTACGGGGGTTGCTCCCCAAGGCGATCGTGCTCATGCAGTGAATGTGGTTGGGGCAATTCAACAAGCAGGCGGCATCGCAGTTTTGGCGCATCCAGCTCGATATCGTCGATCGGCAGATGAATTAATTCCGGCGGCGGCAATGATTGGCATCGATGGCGTGGAAACGTTCTACGCCTACAACAATCCAAAGCCTTGGACTCCTAGCCCGAAGGAAACTTACCGAGTTGCAAAGCTGCAATCTCAGTATCAGTTGCTCAGTACCTGTGGGACAGATACACATGGCATGAGCTTATTGCAGAGATTGTAGGCTTAAAGACTGCGAAGGGCAAAAGCAACTTGAAAATGCTTCTGCCCGTTAAATTATGAGAAATATTGCTAGAAAATTCTAGAAAATTAATGAAGATCAAGACTTGTGATGTTGAAATGCAGCGCTTCAGGTTTGCAAGAACTTAGCCCATGCGAGACATAAACGTAACCAGCATCATACAAGCCATAGCAAACAACACAGCCATTCCCACAGATTGACCCAAGTGC is part of the Leptolyngbya boryana PCC 6306 genome and harbors:
- a CDS encoding PHP domain-containing protein, with protein sequence MAAYLAPGSIVDVPAAQDAVALRKVFASLTAESCPRTYNFHMHTKHSDGQLVPEALAQQAIDLSLQGFAITDHHQISGNQAAQRYLKAQQALGFAVPQLWTGTEITARLLDTEVHILGFAFNPGHSAIASYFTGVAPQGDRAHAVNVVGAIQQAGGIAVLAHPARYRRSADELIPAAAMIGIDGVETFYAYNNPKPWTPSPKETYRVAKLQSQYQLLSTCGTDTHGMSLLQRL